In one Ornithinimicrobium pratense genomic region, the following are encoded:
- the ispG gene encoding flavodoxin-dependent (E)-4-hydroxy-3-methylbut-2-enyl-diphosphate synthase, giving the protein MTAGVPISLGMPSAPPPVLAPRRQSRKIRVGKVEVGGDAPVSVQSMTTTQTTDINATLQQIAELTATGCDIVRVACPTQDDADALPIIARKSQIPVIADIHFQPKYVFAAIDAGCAAVRVNPGNIKRFDDKVGEIAKAAKDAGVSLRIGVNAGSLDKRLLAKYGKPTAEALVESAVWEASLFEEHDFHDFKISVKHNDPVVMVKAYELLAERGDWPLHLGVTEAGPAFQGTIKSSVAFGALLAKGIGDTIRVSLSAPPVEEIKVGNQILQSLNLKPRKLEIVSCPSCGRAQVDVYTLADEVTAGLEGLEVPLRVAVMGCVVNGPGEAREADLGVASGNGKGQIFVKGEVIKTVPESQIVETLIEEAMRIAEEMGEPVDGQPAGSPSVTVG; this is encoded by the coding sequence ATGACTGCTGGTGTCCCCATCTCGCTCGGTATGCCGTCCGCCCCGCCGCCGGTGCTGGCGCCGAGGCGGCAGAGCCGCAAGATCCGCGTCGGCAAGGTCGAGGTCGGCGGCGACGCCCCGGTCTCGGTGCAGTCGATGACCACGACCCAGACCACCGACATCAACGCCACGCTGCAGCAGATCGCCGAGCTGACCGCCACCGGGTGCGACATCGTCCGGGTCGCCTGCCCCACCCAGGACGACGCCGACGCCCTGCCGATCATCGCCAGGAAGTCGCAGATCCCGGTCATCGCCGACATCCACTTCCAGCCCAAGTACGTCTTCGCCGCGATCGACGCCGGCTGCGCCGCGGTCCGGGTCAACCCGGGCAACATCAAGAGGTTCGACGACAAGGTCGGGGAGATCGCCAAGGCGGCCAAGGACGCCGGCGTCTCCCTGCGCATCGGCGTCAACGCCGGGTCGCTGGACAAGCGGCTGCTGGCGAAGTACGGCAAGCCCACCGCCGAGGCCCTGGTCGAGTCAGCCGTCTGGGAGGCCAGCCTCTTCGAGGAGCACGACTTCCACGACTTCAAGATCTCGGTCAAGCACAACGACCCGGTGGTCATGGTCAAGGCCTACGAGCTGCTCGCCGAGCGCGGCGACTGGCCGCTGCACCTGGGCGTGACCGAGGCCGGGCCCGCCTTCCAGGGCACGATCAAGTCTTCGGTCGCCTTCGGTGCCCTGCTGGCCAAGGGCATCGGCGACACCATCCGCGTCTCGCTCTCCGCCCCGCCCGTGGAGGAGATCAAGGTCGGCAACCAGATCCTGCAGAGCCTCAACCTCAAGCCCCGCAAGCTGGAGATCGTCTCCTGCCCCTCCTGTGGCCGGGCCCAGGTCGATGTCTACACCCTCGCTGACGAGGTCACCGCCGGGCTTGAGGGCCTGGAGGTCCCGCTGCGCGTGGCCGTCATGGGTTGCGTGGTCAACGGACCGGGGGAGGCCCGCGAGGCCGACCTCGGCGTCGCCTCCGGCAACGGCAAGGGGCAGATCTTCGTCAAGGGTGAGGTGATCAAGACCGTCCCCGAGAGCCAGATCGTCGAGACCCTCATCGAGGAGGCCATGCGGATCGCCGAGGAGATGGGCGAGCCGGTCGACGGCCAGCCGGCCGGAAGCCCGAGCGTCACGGTGGGCTGA